In Desulfovibrio sp. 86, the following proteins share a genomic window:
- the thiL gene encoding thiamine-phosphate kinase has protein sequence MVAPPSSGDAAAPLSEDRILACLAGYFPQTHPSLLLGRGDDCAVLKAGRPLCVSSDLFLEDIHFRRSYFSPEDTGYKALAVNVSDLAGCGARPLGFTLCLGLPSWVDMEWLNRFFSGMAEVAGQHRMALAGGDLSRSKSLHISITVWGETADPGHFLVRGGSMPGDVLFVVGPLGLARVGLAQLEAQGRQALDAWPAACAAHLRPAPQVDAGLMLARAGYNARPPALMDLSDGIMRDLPRLLGLTGELSAVCPEKCTGLGAEIVLPQGRLHPELLRYAAATGKNPVHEALLGGEDYALLGTCAPDMLPPLHSAIPGLYSIGVVTSGGGIECNNAPLDSLGGGFDHFEA, from the coding sequence ATGGTTGCGCCCCCATCGTCCGGCGACGCCGCCGCGCCACTGTCGGAAGACCGCATACTGGCCTGCCTGGCCGGATATTTTCCCCAGACCCATCCTTCATTGCTGCTGGGCCGGGGTGACGACTGCGCCGTGCTCAAGGCCGGACGGCCCCTTTGCGTCAGCAGCGACCTTTTTTTGGAAGACATCCATTTTCGCCGTTCCTATTTTTCGCCCGAAGACACGGGCTACAAGGCCCTTGCCGTCAATGTCAGCGACCTGGCGGGCTGCGGCGCGCGGCCCCTTGGCTTCACGCTCTGCCTGGGCCTGCCCTCCTGGGTGGATATGGAGTGGCTCAACAGATTCTTCAGCGGCATGGCCGAGGTGGCCGGTCAGCACCGCATGGCGCTGGCCGGAGGCGACCTCTCGCGCAGCAAGAGTCTGCACATTTCCATAACCGTCTGGGGCGAGACGGCGGACCCCGGCCATTTTCTGGTGCGGGGCGGCAGCATGCCCGGAGACGTGCTCTTCGTGGTCGGCCCTCTGGGCCTAGCCCGCGTAGGTCTGGCCCAACTGGAAGCGCAGGGGCGTCAGGCCCTTGATGCCTGGCCCGCCGCCTGCGCGGCCCATCTGCGGCCCGCACCGCAAGTGGACGCAGGACTGATGCTGGCGCGCGCGGGATACAACGCGCGGCCTCCGGCCCTCATGGATCTTTCGGACGGCATCATGCGCGACCTGCCGCGTCTGCTGGGCCTCACAGGCGAACTCAGCGCCGTCTGCCCGGAAAAATGCACGGGCCTCGGCGCGGAAATCGTGCTGCCGCAAGGCCGCCTGCACCCGGAACTACTGCGCTACGCAGCGGCCACGGGAAAAAATCCCGTGCATGAAGCCCTGCTCGGCGGCGAGGACTACGCCCTGCTCGGCACCTGCGCGCCCGACATGCTGCCTCCCCTGCACTCGGCCATTCCCGGCCTGTACAGCATTGGCGTGGTCACATCTGGCGGCGGCATTGAGTGCAACAACGCGCCTCTGGACAGCCTTGGCGGCGGATTTGACCACTTTGAGGCCTGA
- the mutY gene encoding A/G-specific adenine glycosylase → MPAKNKKASVAVSAGKSAHQGASLLPGLEPACQPATSAESGAETACHMTPGCHLPPDKHLPALRQALLDWFSVHQRDLPWRASYTPYEVWISEVMLQQTQMERGVSYFLRWMQRFPDIATLAAAHEEDVLRQWEGLGYYSRARHILAAARKIVAEHGGAFPSDLASIRALPGVGPYTAGAIASIAFGEKLPCVDANVERVIARIFDVDSPVKQDPAAGIIHRWALRLVPEGKSREHNQAMMELGALICRKKPRCELCPLARFCISRHLGIQDQRPVPGKRAVITPVRAVTGVLCIGKHIFVQKRPPSGVWGNLWEFPGGRVEPDESPEQATVREFMEETGFAVQVAARYGIIRHGYTTYRLTLHCFGLELANSGANAQAKPQGDACPTPPQLTAATQYRWATPEELEGLAMPAAHRKLADSLFGPSGEASPPHASLQKKQGRLF, encoded by the coding sequence ATGCCCGCAAAAAACAAAAAAGCATCCGTCGCCGTGTCCGCAGGCAAGAGCGCCCACCAGGGCGCAAGCCTTTTGCCTGGTCTTGAGCCCGCCTGCCAGCCAGCCACTTCGGCCGAATCCGGGGCTGAAACAGCCTGCCACATGACGCCGGGCTGTCACCTGCCGCCGGACAAGCACCTTCCCGCCCTGCGGCAGGCGCTGCTCGACTGGTTTTCCGTCCATCAGCGTGACCTGCCGTGGCGCGCCAGCTACACGCCCTATGAAGTCTGGATTTCAGAAGTCATGCTGCAGCAAACGCAGATGGAGCGCGGCGTCAGCTATTTTTTGCGCTGGATGCAGCGCTTCCCGGACATCGCCACTCTGGCCGCCGCTCATGAAGAGGACGTGCTCCGCCAGTGGGAGGGCCTTGGCTACTATTCCCGCGCCCGCCACATCCTGGCTGCCGCCCGCAAAATCGTGGCGGAACACGGGGGCGCGTTTCCCTCCGACCTCGCGTCCATCCGCGCCCTGCCTGGTGTGGGGCCATACACGGCCGGGGCCATTGCCAGCATTGCCTTTGGCGAAAAGCTGCCCTGCGTGGACGCCAATGTGGAGCGCGTCATCGCGCGCATTTTTGATGTGGACAGCCCCGTGAAGCAGGACCCGGCTGCTGGCATAATCCACCGATGGGCCCTGCGCCTTGTGCCCGAAGGCAAATCCCGCGAGCACAACCAGGCCATGATGGAACTGGGGGCCCTCATCTGCCGCAAAAAACCGCGCTGCGAACTTTGCCCTCTGGCCCGCTTTTGCATCAGCCGCCATCTGGGCATACAGGATCAGCGGCCTGTGCCGGGCAAGCGCGCAGTCATCACGCCGGTGCGCGCAGTCACGGGCGTGCTTTGCATAGGAAAACACATTTTTGTGCAAAAACGTCCGCCTTCCGGCGTATGGGGAAACCTGTGGGAATTCCCCGGCGGCAGGGTCGAGCCGGACGAAAGCCCGGAACAGGCCACGGTGCGTGAATTTATGGAAGAAACGGGATTCGCGGTGCAGGTGGCCGCCAGATATGGCATCATACGCCACGGCTACACCACCTACCGGCTGACCCTGCACTGCTTTGGCCTTGAACTGGCCAACAGCGGCGCAAACGCGCAGGCAAAGCCGCAGGGCGACGCCTGCCCCACGCCGCCGCAACTCACCGCCGCCACCCAGTACCGATGGGCAACCCCTGAAGAACTGGAGGGCCTGGCCATGCCTGCGGCGCACCGCAAGCTTGCGGACAGTCTTTTTGGCCCGTCAGGCGAGGCGTCGCCGCCGCACGCGTCCCTT
- a CDS encoding DUF4198 domain-containing protein, whose amino-acid sequence MNLLQQIGRKAKPILGGLALTALLGAALPATAHEFILKPDTATPAAGQKTRVQAQASHVFMISEEAEKPETVNLQLVQKGKSTPVTLTEDASLVALVGDITLTDTAPALLVGHRLPQIWSETTEGVLEGNRAQLEAQGKKVRSVGKYEKFAKSLLNPAANDTLYKTPQNQMLEIVLLDNPATVKPGGVMNVQVLLRGKPLPGATVGLTHDGFSKEEDAYKVTAATDAQGKAALAVDKPALWMVRTATVEKTPGTDADAHHLRATYVFPVR is encoded by the coding sequence ATGAACCTTTTGCAGCAGATCGGCCGCAAGGCAAAACCCATCCTCGGTGGTCTGGCCCTTACGGCTCTGCTGGGCGCGGCCCTGCCCGCAACGGCGCACGAATTCATCCTCAAGCCCGACACGGCCACTCCTGCCGCCGGGCAGAAAACCCGTGTGCAGGCCCAGGCTTCGCATGTTTTCATGATCAGCGAGGAAGCGGAAAAGCCCGAAACCGTGAACCTGCAACTGGTGCAAAAGGGCAAATCCACTCCTGTGACCCTGACCGAAGACGCTTCACTTGTCGCCCTTGTGGGCGACATTACGCTGACGGACACGGCCCCGGCCCTGCTGGTGGGGCACCGCCTGCCCCAGATATGGAGCGAAACCACGGAGGGCGTGCTTGAGGGCAACCGCGCGCAGCTTGAAGCGCAGGGCAAGAAAGTCCGCTCGGTGGGCAAGTATGAAAAGTTCGCCAAAAGCCTGCTCAACCCTGCCGCCAATGACACGCTGTACAAAACCCCGCAAAACCAGATGCTGGAAATCGTCCTGCTGGACAATCCCGCCACCGTCAAGCCCGGCGGCGTCATGAACGTACAGGTGCTTTTGCGCGGCAAACCCCTGCCGGGCGCGACCGTGGGCCTGACCCACGACGGCTTCAGCAAGGAAGAGGACGCCTACAAGGTGACGGCCGCCACCGACGCCCAGGGCAAAGCCGCCCTTGCCGTGGACAAGCCAGCACTCTGGATGGTCCGCACCGCCACCGTTGAAAAAACGCCGGGCACGGACGCCGACGCGCACCACCTGCGGGCCACCTACGTTTTCCCGGTGCGATAA
- a CDS encoding ATP-dependent helicase: MIDYAQALNQAQYQAATSGDGPVLVVAGAGSGKTRTIVYRLAWLAENGISPDAMLLLTFTRKAAQEMLHRAGLLLNQGLTGVQGGTFHAFSFSVLRRWKPAWLADRPFTVMDAADITAAVKHCKDTLKLGKGDKSFPKTQTVVGLLSKARNKELPLDEVLRREAFHLLPHAESLTRLGEAYNAYRREKGLMDYDDLLFELEDLLRTNALAAASLRQRFSHILVDEYQDTNLVQARIVRLLAGPEDGPPGNVMAVGDEAQSIYAFRGANVRNILDFPNFFPGTKVVRLEENYRSTKPVLDVANSLLAHAAESFHKNLFTRKEGGEPVRLVTPLSDASQAKLVVRRVEELLREHLPHEIAVLFRAGFHSYNLEMALNQAGIGFRKYGGLRYTEAAHVKDVMAYARLLLNPLDLPAFARVAAQHSGIGPKTVEKLYAVARSGDAAATEKAFGKHVGFLEDMRFINDLRARPMAPSSTLAAILEHYRPRLETLYPEDWPRRQQGLEEIIQMASGYVHLDLFLADLALESPEEDENDAEGKITLSTVHSAKGLEWNAVCIIDLVEDRFPSRHALARPEDFEEERRLMYVACTRARQHLDLYAPASLYNRAERGSQHVNQSPFVRELAPGLVEEWVEGFGGGLSRRTPGSFGGAGTYQPLARPLSRPQAYSQTSSQTSSQASRDYAAFDDCQLPPEQEHAEPGLNFARPRGLAPRQENPAVGESPTAGGSGTTATGGAAAGQGELCYCTHRIFGRGKIIKHLSPEKVQVNFPGFGLKVILSEYLLMEN, from the coding sequence ATGATCGACTACGCTCAAGCGCTCAACCAAGCCCAATACCAGGCAGCCACCAGCGGCGACGGCCCCGTGCTGGTGGTGGCCGGCGCGGGCAGCGGCAAAACCCGCACCATTGTGTACCGTCTGGCCTGGCTGGCCGAAAACGGCATCTCGCCCGACGCCATGCTGCTGCTCACCTTTACCCGCAAGGCCGCCCAGGAAATGTTGCACCGCGCGGGACTGTTGCTGAACCAGGGGCTTACCGGCGTTCAGGGCGGCACTTTTCACGCCTTTTCTTTCAGCGTGCTGCGCCGTTGGAAACCCGCGTGGCTGGCCGACCGACCCTTTACGGTTATGGACGCCGCGGACATCACGGCAGCGGTCAAGCACTGCAAGGACACTCTCAAGCTGGGCAAGGGCGACAAATCCTTTCCCAAAACCCAGACCGTGGTGGGCCTGCTCAGCAAGGCGCGCAACAAGGAACTGCCCCTGGACGAAGTGCTGCGGCGCGAGGCCTTTCACCTGCTGCCCCATGCCGAAAGCCTGACCCGCCTGGGCGAGGCCTACAACGCCTACAGGCGCGAAAAAGGCCTCATGGACTATGACGACCTGCTTTTCGAGCTTGAAGACCTGCTGCGCACCAATGCCCTGGCCGCCGCCAGCCTGCGCCAGCGCTTCAGCCACATTCTTGTGGACGAATACCAGGACACCAACCTCGTGCAGGCGCGCATCGTGCGTCTGCTGGCCGGGCCGGAAGACGGGCCCCCAGGCAACGTCATGGCCGTGGGCGACGAGGCCCAGTCCATCTACGCCTTCCGTGGGGCGAACGTTCGCAACATTCTGGATTTCCCCAATTTTTTTCCGGGTACCAAGGTCGTACGGCTGGAGGAAAACTACAGGTCAACCAAGCCCGTGCTGGATGTGGCCAACAGCCTTCTGGCCCATGCGGCAGAGTCCTTTCATAAAAACCTCTTCACCAGAAAGGAAGGCGGCGAGCCGGTACGCCTGGTCACGCCCCTGAGCGACGCCAGCCAGGCCAAGCTTGTGGTGCGCCGCGTCGAAGAACTGCTGCGCGAGCACTTGCCCCACGAAATCGCCGTGCTCTTTCGCGCTGGCTTCCACTCCTACAACCTTGAAATGGCGCTCAACCAGGCTGGCATCGGCTTTCGCAAGTACGGCGGCCTGCGCTATACCGAGGCCGCCCACGTCAAGGACGTCATGGCCTACGCCCGCCTGCTGCTCAACCCTCTGGACCTGCCCGCCTTTGCCCGCGTGGCCGCCCAGCACAGCGGCATCGGCCCCAAGACAGTGGAAAAGCTCTATGCCGTGGCGCGCAGCGGCGACGCGGCGGCCACGGAAAAGGCCTTTGGCAAACACGTCGGCTTTCTGGAAGACATGCGCTTCATCAACGACCTGCGCGCGCGGCCCATGGCGCCCTCGTCCACGCTGGCGGCCATACTGGAGCACTACCGCCCCCGGCTGGAAACCCTGTACCCCGAAGACTGGCCCCGCCGTCAGCAGGGTCTTGAAGAAATCATTCAGATGGCTTCGGGCTACGTGCATCTGGATCTTTTTTTGGCCGATCTGGCGCTGGAGTCGCCCGAAGAGGACGAAAACGACGCCGAAGGCAAGATCACCCTTTCCACCGTGCATTCGGCCAAGGGGCTGGAATGGAACGCCGTGTGCATCATCGATCTTGTGGAAGACCGCTTTCCCTCGCGTCACGCCCTGGCCCGGCCCGAAGACTTTGAAGAAGAACGCCGCCTCATGTACGTGGCCTGCACCCGCGCCCGCCAACATCTGGATCTCTACGCCCCGGCCTCCCTGTACAACAGGGCCGAGCGCGGCAGCCAGCACGTGAACCAGAGCCCCTTTGTGCGCGAACTGGCTCCCGGCCTTGTGGAAGAATGGGTGGAGGGCTTTGGCGGCGGTCTTTCACGCCGCACGCCGGGCAGCTTCGGCGGCGCGGGCACGTATCAGCCACTGGCCCGGCCCCTGTCTCGGCCGCAGGCATATTCGCAGACATCCTCCCAAACATCCTCGCAGGCCAGCCGCGATTACGCCGCCTTTGACGATTGCCAGCTGCCCCCGGAACAGGAACATGCCGAGCCCGGCCTGAACTTTGCGCGGCCGCGCGGCCTTGCCCCCCGTCAGGAAAACCCGGCCGTGGGTGAAAGCCCAACGGCTGGCGGTTCCGGCACAACGGCCACAGGCGGCGCGGCCGCCGGTCAGGGGGAACTCTGCTACTGCACCCACCGCATCTTCGGGCGCGGCAAGATTATCAAGCATCTGTCGCCCGAAAAGGTGCAGGTGAACTTTCCCGGCTTCGGCCTCAAGGTCATTTTGAGCGAATACCTGCTCATGGAGAATTGA
- a CDS encoding class II aldolase/adducin family protein: MHKDFQSAQELIAPYVEEMRAICRDAWAQGLLSGCNGNSSRRLPAPHEGIACLTCTGAAKGRLAPQNCCLVEIAGAAPLHGGPASTESGMHLAIYRAKPQCGAILHTHPRRLLALSLRLEKEDDGLEDFLRLPLFEADVWRARLGFAPALPPGTAELADAVARASLDHPAVWMAGHGLCSTGATLAEALCLTEELEHLAAIQLLSMR; encoded by the coding sequence ATGCACAAGGATTTTCAGTCAGCACAAGAACTTATAGCCCCTTACGTGGAAGAAATGCGCGCCATCTGCCGGGACGCGTGGGCGCAGGGCCTGCTCTCGGGCTGTAACGGCAACTCCAGCCGCCGCCTGCCCGCCCCGCATGAGGGCATCGCGTGCCTGACCTGCACGGGGGCCGCCAAGGGCCGCCTTGCCCCGCAGAACTGCTGTCTTGTGGAGATTGCAGGCGCGGCCCCGCTGCACGGCGGCCCGGCGTCAACGGAATCCGGCATGCACCTGGCCATTTACCGCGCAAAGCCCCAATGCGGCGCCATACTGCACACGCACCCGCGCCGCCTGCTGGCCCTGAGCCTGCGCCTTGAAAAGGAAGACGACGGGCTGGAAGATTTTTTGCGCCTCCCGCTCTTTGAGGCGGACGTGTGGCGCGCCCGCCTGGGCTTCGCCCCTGCTCTGCCGCCCGGAACAGCGGAACTGGCCGACGCCGTGGCCAGGGCAAGCCTCGACCATCCGGCTGTGTGGATGGCAGGACACGGCCTGTGCAGCACGGGCGCGACCCTGGCCGAAGCGCTTTGCCTGACCGAGGAACTGGAGCATCTGGCCGCCATCCAGCTTTTGAGCATGCGCTGA
- a CDS encoding peptidylprolyl isomerase: MADNPTVLLETTSGDILIELFPDKAPKTVANFLQYVDEGFYTNTIFHRVIPSFMIQGGGLGARMDEKSTREPVANEADNGVKNERGTIAMARTRDPHSATAQFFINLVDNSFLNHSAPTLDGWGYCAFGRVTEGMDVVDKIAKVKTKSMGMHENVPVDMVLITNASRFE; the protein is encoded by the coding sequence ATGGCTGACAATCCCACGGTTTTGCTGGAAACCACGTCCGGCGACATTTTGATCGAGCTCTTCCCCGACAAGGCCCCGAAAACCGTTGCCAACTTTTTGCAATATGTGGATGAGGGTTTTTACACCAACACCATCTTCCACCGCGTTATTCCCAGCTTCATGATTCAGGGCGGCGGCCTTGGCGCGCGCATGGACGAAAAGTCCACCCGCGAACCTGTGGCCAACGAGGCCGACAACGGCGTGAAGAACGAGCGCGGCACCATCGCCATGGCCCGCACCCGCGACCCGCACAGCGCCACGGCCCAGTTTTTCATCAACCTGGTGGACAACAGCTTTCTCAATCACAGCGCCCCCACCCTTGACGGCTGGGGCTATTGCGCCTTTGGCCGCGTGACCGAGGGCATGGATGTGGTTGACAAAATCGCCAAGGTAAAGACCAAGAGCATGGGCATGCACGAAAATGTGCCTGTGGATATGGTGCTTATCACCAACGCCAGCCGTTTCGAATAA
- a CDS encoding YceI family protein: MTTWKNDPAHSRLGFVVRHLTITELAGRFAEFTVTAEIGKDDLSDAKFSMAAQTASIDTDVAARDEHLRSGDFFEAAVHPVMTFESSKVRLEAAGEGKISGTLTIRGVAKDVTFNFRSSEVVTNPMTKKPTRSFKVWGDIKRKDFGVGVNEPAAMVGEIVHVSADAECSPA; this comes from the coding sequence ATGACCACATGGAAGAATGATCCGGCCCATTCCCGCCTTGGCTTTGTAGTCAGGCATCTCACCATAACCGAACTAGCCGGCAGGTTTGCCGAATTCACGGTCACTGCCGAGATCGGCAAGGACGACCTCTCCGACGCAAAATTCAGCATGGCCGCCCAGACGGCCAGCATTGATACGGACGTGGCTGCGCGTGATGAACATCTGCGCAGTGGTGATTTCTTTGAGGCGGCGGTACACCCCGTCATGACCTTCGAGAGCAGCAAGGTGCGGCTTGAGGCGGCGGGCGAGGGCAAGATCAGCGGCACATTGACCATTCGCGGCGTGGCAAAGGACGTGACCTTCAACTTCCGCAGCAGCGAAGTGGTGACCAACCCCATGACGAAAAAGCCCACACGTTCCTTCAAGGTGTGGGGCGACATAAAAAGAAAGGATTTTGGCGTGGGCGTGAACGAGCCCGCCGCCATGGTGGGCGAGATTGTGCACGTCTCCGCCGATGCGGAGTGCTCGCCCGCTTAG
- the speB gene encoding agmatinase: protein MQHFLASEYSPSRPEQAAFHIIPVPLEQSVSYGAGTAHGPEALLTASQQLEAWESGLTPGESGFYTAPPVDCSGPIEGVIDRIEAATAQALACKALPVLLGGEHTVSLGALRALAKQAQSTGEPFGIVQFDAHADLRSSYEGSPYSHACVMHRAVADLGLPLVQFGVRDFCREEAEVRKAHNVTHYDAYFMARVGLPELPLPEGFPQRIYITFDVDAFDASLMPATGTPSPGGLSWREAQFILERCVEGRQVVGLDVVELAPIAGLHHCDFTAAKLTHLLMGLAFAANSRS from the coding sequence ATGCAGCATTTTCTTGCATCGGAATACAGCCCCTCCCGGCCTGAACAGGCCGCCTTTCATATTATCCCCGTTCCGCTGGAGCAGAGCGTGTCTTACGGCGCTGGCACGGCCCACGGCCCCGAGGCCCTGCTCACGGCCTCCCAGCAGCTTGAAGCCTGGGAAAGCGGACTTACCCCAGGAGAATCAGGTTTTTATACCGCGCCCCCTGTGGACTGTAGCGGCCCCATTGAGGGGGTCATTGACCGCATCGAGGCTGCCACGGCCCAGGCGCTTGCCTGCAAGGCCCTGCCGGTGCTGCTCGGCGGCGAACACACGGTGAGCCTTGGCGCGTTGCGCGCCCTGGCCAAGCAGGCGCAGAGCACGGGCGAACCCTTTGGCATTGTGCAGTTTGACGCCCATGCCGATCTGCGTTCAAGCTATGAGGGCAGCCCCTATTCGCACGCCTGCGTCATGCACCGTGCTGTGGCCGATCTGGGCCTGCCGCTGGTGCAGTTTGGCGTGCGCGACTTCTGCCGCGAGGAAGCCGAGGTACGCAAGGCGCACAACGTCACGCACTATGACGCCTATTTCATGGCCCGCGTGGGTCTGCCCGAGCTGCCCCTGCCCGAGGGCTTCCCCCAGCGGATTTACATCACCTTTGACGTGGACGCCTTTGACGCCTCCCTCATGCCCGCCACGGGAACGCCGTCACCCGGCGGCTTAAGCTGGCGTGAGGCCCAGTTCATTCTTGAGCGCTGCGTTGAGGGGCGTCAGGTCGTGGGGCTGGACGTGGTGGAGCTTGCCCCCATTGCGGGTCTGCACCACTGTGATTTTACGGCGGCCAAGCTGACGCATCTGCTTATGGGGCTGGCGTTCGCGGCCAACAGCCGTTCCTGA
- a CDS encoding multidrug effflux MFS transporter — protein sequence MSFSQNDLVVGPGARLSRGRRLFFALLLAMLGAFGPLSIDTYLPSLPQIAGDLSISTAATQITITAFLLGMAIGQIFIGPISDSRGRRGPLLLALAFFTLASFFCAQTSSGQGFIALRFAQGLSGAGGVVLSRAIACDLFRGPELTSFMAVLIAIQSVAPIVAPLLGGGLAVLGGWHAVFIFLTGFGLLLVCLCAWRLPETLRPEARRPGGVLASLRCTGKLFSEKAFMCFAGVQGFTMAGFFGYVAASPFILQDMYGFSPTAYGMIFGANALSLSFMAIITGRLARRVREERLLVAGNVLRWVACLAVLGVTLARPASPWPLIAALYCMITLQGVTFATSFTLGIAAQDVGAGAASGVIGVAAFIFGAFSSPLVGLAGPGTAVPLGIVCAVTGSAALALSLTGTRALRLRRERLAAT from the coding sequence ATGAGTTTTTCACAGAATGACCTTGTCGTCGGGCCCGGCGCACGGCTGAGCCGTGGGCGCAGGCTTTTTTTCGCGCTGCTGCTCGCCATGCTGGGGGCATTCGGCCCCTTGAGCATAGACACCTATTTGCCGAGCCTGCCCCAGATCGCCGGGGATCTTTCCATCTCGACGGCTGCCACGCAGATCACCATCACCGCCTTTTTGCTGGGCATGGCCATTGGCCAGATATTCATAGGCCCCATTTCAGACAGTCGCGGGCGGCGCGGCCCCCTGCTGCTGGCGCTGGCCTTCTTCACGCTGGCGTCGTTTTTTTGCGCGCAGACAAGCTCCGGCCAAGGTTTTATCGCCTTGCGGTTTGCGCAGGGACTCAGCGGAGCCGGGGGCGTGGTGCTTTCACGCGCCATTGCCTGCGATCTTTTTCGCGGGCCGGAGCTCACAAGCTTCATGGCCGTGCTTATCGCCATTCAGAGCGTGGCCCCCATCGTGGCCCCGCTTTTGGGTGGCGGTCTGGCCGTACTGGGCGGCTGGCACGCGGTATTTATTTTTCTGACGGGTTTTGGCCTGCTGCTCGTGTGCCTGTGCGCCTGGCGGTTGCCGGAAACACTGCGTCCAGAGGCCCGGCGGCCCGGCGGCGTGCTGGCCTCCCTGCGCTGTACGGGCAAGCTCTTCAGCGAAAAGGCCTTCATGTGCTTTGCCGGGGTGCAAGGCTTCACCATGGCCGGATTTTTCGGCTATGTGGCGGCCTCGCCCTTTATTTTGCAGGATATGTACGGCTTTTCGCCCACGGCCTACGGCATGATCTTCGGGGCCAACGCGCTCAGTCTGTCTTTTATGGCCATCATTACCGGGCGGCTGGCCCGCCGCGTCAGGGAAGAAAGGCTGCTGGTGGCAGGAAACGTCCTGCGCTGGGTGGCCTGTCTGGCGGTGCTGGGCGTGACCCTGGCACGTCCGGCTTCGCCCTGGCCCCTCATTGCCGCCCTGTATTGCATGATAACGCTCCAGGGCGTGACCTTCGCCACCAGCTTCACCCTCGGCATCGCGGCGCAGGACGTGGGCGCGGGCGCGGCTTCGGGCGTGATCGGCGTGGCGGCCTTTATTTTCGGGGCGTTTTCCTCCCCGTTGGTGGGGCTGGCCGGGCCGGGAACCGCTGTCCCTCTGGGGATAGTCTGCGCCGTGACGGGAAGCGCCGCCCTGGCCTTGAGCCTTACGGGCACCAGGGCGCTGCGCCTGCGGCGCGAGCGGCTGGCCGCGACTTAG
- a CDS encoding DinB family protein has translation MSRDIINAVQAPYRHSWSLLTQFIDVCPEKIWNETRGGWPVWQQIAHALAVLNFFTLGENDAPASAPCDMATLMLKVQGPCAIGKDAMREYAETVRAGVDAWLDGLSDKDLTRIHSVLSKKIGRDVAYGAAVAMLASHTCYHIGSCDAALRDNGLPGVF, from the coding sequence ATGTCACGAGACATTATCAATGCCGTTCAGGCCCCGTACCGCCATTCCTGGAGCCTTCTGACGCAATTCATCGACGTCTGCCCCGAAAAGATATGGAATGAAACACGCGGCGGCTGGCCCGTGTGGCAGCAGATCGCCCATGCCCTTGCCGTGCTGAATTTTTTCACCCTTGGTGAAAACGACGCGCCCGCGTCAGCCCCCTGCGACATGGCCACCCTCATGCTCAAGGTTCAGGGCCCCTGCGCCATCGGCAAGGACGCCATGCGGGAGTATGCCGAAACCGTGCGTGCCGGCGTGGACGCCTGGCTGGACGGCCTTTCGGACAAGGATCTTACCCGGATCCACTCTGTGCTGAGCAAAAAGATAGGGCGCGACGTGGCCTATGGCGCGGCGGTGGCCATGCTGGCCAGCCATACCTGCTACCATATCGGCTCCTGTGACGCCGCGCTGCGGGATAACGGTCTGCCCGGCGTATTCTAA